The Arachis ipaensis cultivar K30076 chromosome B10, Araip1.1, whole genome shotgun sequence DNA window TATGAGGACCATTCCATTAAGTGTCAAGGTTCAAATGCAACCCTTTAAATaaatgcaacaattaataaaGAGCAATGTTAGGGACTAGCAATTTTTGTTATTGGtagtcatcaatgatgatttaatggtgtgagattggtgtgagatttcatctaataactcacatttctctgctggttacatactgatcaaaattcaataaaattactgGCCCTCTAGACTTTTcgattaataaatataaatttcggctgtttttttgttaatttattacCAAACATTTttcgtttttattatttttaattaaaaatgctaaataagacataCACATTACATTACATTATTATCTTCATATAAAATATTTTGACTTGATGAGATATGATAAATGTGGAAGAATCAAATAGAGAGGTTCTTTATTGTTTGTGTCTATTCTATGTGCCCTACCGTTTTGGTGGTTGTGCTGAGTTTTTTCTTGTGTTAAAATTCAGTAACTCAACTTTTGGAACACATGGCTTGCTTAGAAATCTGTTGAGACTCGTACATTACAGAAGCACGTGTGATTAGACAAACAATAATTATGTACACTTGCAGTTCTTAATTCTTATATACTAGTTAGCCAACTTTTTTGGAGTCTAGAATCTAGACAGAGACATGAAAAAGTATAAGAtactaatatattatttattaatttattatcaataataattaatattaaatacacTTTTATTAGAAAATATATATACATGAGATCATATATATTTTTGATAAAGTTTTACATTATTTCAAAATGTTTAATTTTAGAGTATATACACATTTTGGTTCTCAAAGAATTTCAGACTAGACACTTTAGTctctaactaaaattaattactcgattggttcctaacaattaattccgtcagtcacttaggtcctttactccgttaactctaacggaggacaaaatagtccctgacaactTTAACATgggacaaaatggtccctaaTCTCCTCTATTCGGAAACGACACTGTTCTCTCTCAATTTCCATCATATCTCACATAACACTAGCAGTCTAACACTGTAACTTCAAACTACACAATGCACACTCTATAAATTTAATGTTCACAAAAAAAtcctcaacttgttctcaaccaattcatatTCAGGAAATTAATGCCTATGTCTCTCAACTAGTTATCGTCTTCGATGAATCCCATGAATCTAGATAGCAAGTCTGATTTGTTAAGACCCGTCGTCGTCGTTGTCATCTCCCTCTTCCTCTACCCTATCATCTCCATGATCACATTGTCCACCACTCTTATCGCTTGCTTCAGCTTCTTCTCCGAACCAATGCTCAGTAATCGCTTCAGTTTTCATATGAGCGACAACGACAATATTGCTCGTTATACTGATAGTTTGGATGCGAGATCAAAGCTGTCTGCCAACTTGGGCTCTGGaaaagaaggaatgaagcactcggtgtctatttcaaatgagaatttgcatatgatgtcgaaggagaatcttctcatgatgtcctaatgtccaacaatctatattaCTTATCGGAGAGTGGAGAAAGGTGTCCCTTGGAGtagttgtggaacttggtcttgagAATGTCGTGGACGTGTCGGGGTTGGAGGTGATATTATCGAAGACATGGAAGTGGATGCTTTTGGTGGGTGAagtgcagaggaggtggatgtaccagtcacaaagatttagagagtgtgtggtccatgacatgttgaggtaggtgcGATACGTGTGACAATTATACCATAGCTTAACTTTGGAGctaaagaggaggaagaaaaagatggaaaagaaaactgtgaaggtgaagaaggagagtatgaatgttagggttatgcgagatatgataaaaattggggAAGAACAGTATCGTTTTCGAATAAAAGggtcagggatcattttgtctcttgttagagttgtcagggactattttgtcctccgttagagttaacagagtaaaggacctaagtgactgacagaattaattgttagggaccaatcgagtaattaattttagttggggactaaagtgtccagtttgaaattctttgaggaccaaaatgggtatatactcTTAATTTTACTTGAATATCTGTTTTTTAAGTATTAAGGTATTTATTGGTACTcacttattttaaaattgtaaaatatatttgaaatttttttgagtgaaaaagtgtgattgaaaaagatttctgATGAAAAAGAATtatctgatttgatttgattcgatatCTTATATATTAGAAATATCAAAGatttgttgtatttgaaattatatgttttgaattggtttgggaggctcgtattagaaaccgtagttaacggcggttatgacgttaacttagagTCATCTAACTCAGACtctagcaggggtgttgctagcctaacgtgtaggtcACATGTTAGATCTGTTATTATGTTAGGACAAAGGCTATCCATAGAGGTAGAACCGCCCAAGtatggaattttgatttgatttatttatgagaattcccttattgattcacttattattatcaaCTATTACTTTCTAATTAAATTTTccttgataataatatttatatggtCTTATATCGATTATAtatgtattgtctagtcactgagttaTAAAACTCAccatatttttctaaaaatattttccaggaataaatatttgattatgtgagcatttctattcaagagtaatgatctgcaaCGGATATTTGTTCTTTGTGAGTTTTTAGACGTCATGGTGTCTAACAATATGTTCATTGTAACTTATGTAAAATGCGCGAAAAATCATAACTTATAATGcgggaaaatatatttttggatgcgggaaaaaaaagagaaaaagaaagaaagaagaagcagcaaTTACAGCTTCCTTCCAGTTTCATTTGTTTTTCCCGAGAAAGTGGAACAAAACGCTGACCGGTATTCAGGAAACACAAAAAGGCACCCAGAAAACCTCCTCAACGCGATTCGATTCACGAAAGGGAGGATCCCTCATTCTCCAAAGAAATCCCAATTCCCCCTCGTGTTTTGTTCGATCAATAATTTTCCCCCCTCTAATAATCCCAATCCCAATCGCAATCCAAATTGATTTCTGGGGAATACGAATCTgaataaattaaattcaattatcgaagcaaaagaaagaaaagaaatctGAAATGCGTTTGGATGGNNNNNNNNNNNNNNNNNNNNNNNNNNNNNNNNNNNNNNNNNNNNNNNNNNNNNNNNNNNNNNNNNNNNNNNNNNNNNNNNNNNNNNNNNNNNNNNNNNNNNNNNNNNNNNNNNNNNNNNNNNNNNNNNNNNNNNNNNNNNNNNNNNNNNNNNNNNNNNNNNNNNNNNNNNNNNNNNNNNNNNNNNNNNNNNNNNNNNNNNNNNNNNNNNNNNNNNNNNNNNNNNNNNNNNNNNNNNNNNNNNNNNNNNNNNNNNNNNNNNNNNNNNNNNNNNNNNNNNNNNNNNNNNNNNNNNNNNNNNNNNNNNNNNNNNNNNNNNNNNNNNNNNNNNNNNNNNNNNNNNNNNNNNNNNNNNNNNNNNNNNNNNNNNNNNNNNNNNNNNNNNNNNNNNNNNNNNNNNNNNNNNNNNNNNNNNNNNNNNNNNNNNNNNNNNNNNNNNNNNNNNNNNNNNNNNNNNNNNNNNNNNNNNNNNNNNNNNNNNNNNNNNNNNNNNNNNNNNNNNNNNNNNNNNNNNNNNNNNNNNNNNNNNNNNNNNNNNNNAAGTTTCGTTCTATTTTGATAGTGATCGGGAGGTTAGCCCCCAAGCGATTGGTGCATCAGCATGCATTGAGCACCCTGTCTCCAAGTTTGACACTTTGGCTGGCATTGCAATCAAGTATGGTGTTGAGGTATTCTCATTCATTCTTTTTGCCTTTTGAATAATTATGAGGGAATGGTGATGCTGAAGCTCAAAGTTGCTTTGCAGGTTGCTGACATCAGAAAGATGAATGGGCTTGTCACGGATCGTCAAATATTCGCACTTAAAACCATCAACATTCCACTGCCTGGAAGGCACCCTCCATCTCCTTGTTTATCTTATGATGCAACCTCTCCAGGGTATGTTTTTTCTTATTGGAACATGGAACACATCAAATAGGTTTTCTTTCTTGCATGAAACATAAACCTTATCATTTCTTCAACAAATTCAATTCAATGTCAGATTTTGAGTAAAGTAATGGTTCATATAAATTTAATTCTGATAATGTATGATTATTGATTACTTTGAGCCATTGATGGCCTTGAATGTTTTAACCTTCTTCAGACAAGGTAACTCCAATCCCCCTTGCACTGATGCTGGCCACCTTGAGCTGTTTGAATCATTCCATTCCTTGAAAGGCAAGCCTTCCGAGCCCAAGGTCTCGCAAGCAATGAGCTCCTTACAAGGTTTCTATGGACTTAAACCGGCCACTAATTCCTCCGAAGACGATTCCCACACGCCTAAGCGACCTCTGCACCAACACCGCAAATCCAGAAGTTTGGTGGATATAATCTTGGCAGAGGTCATGGAAAAGGGGCATGTTGAAGAGGCTGCACAAGTGAGGCAAGAAGGGGAGTTGGAGAAATGGAATGATAAACTTATCCGGAGGCGCCACACATCCGAAGCTGACTTTAGTAGGATACCTGAATTGCTGTTGAAGGAGGATAGCAGCAGCGCTTCTGTTGGTCCTCCGTCGAGAACAGGAAAGCGCTTGGCTCTGAGGCAGAAAGTGGGTAGCAGAAATGCATTAACAAGTGATTCTGAATCAAGTGGTATCATGAAAACAGGGGATACTTCTGAGTGGTCATCACCATTATCATCTGGGGTGCGAAAATCATACAGCACACCGTGCTTTCAAGATCAAGATAACAGTTGCACCTCATCCATTTGGCCACCCTCAGTGTGGACCTTGAAACCAGATTTACAGGTTCTACCGAAGCCTCGAAGAAATAAAGCTGCACTTGACTGAATTATATCAATTTATCAAACAATTT harbors:
- the LOC107621567 gene encoding uncharacterized protein LOC107621567, giving the protein MNPMNLDSKSDLLRPVVVVVISLFLYPIISMITLSTTLIACFSFFSEPMLSNRFSFHMSDNDNIARYTDISFYFDSDREVSPQAIGASACIEHPVSKFDTLAGIAIKYGVEVADIRKMNGLVTDRQIFALKTINIPLPGRHPPSPCLSYDATSPGQGNSNPPCTDAGHLELFESFHSLKGKPSEPKVSQAMSSLQGFYGLKPATNSSEDDSHTPKRPLHQHRKSRSLVDIILAEVMEKGHVEEAAQVRQEGELEKWNDKLIRRRHTSEADFSRIPELLLKEDSSSASVGPPSRTGKRLALRQKVGSRNALTSDSESSGIMKTGDTSEWSSPLSSGVRKSYSTPCFQDQDNSCTSSIWPPSVWTLKPDLQVLPKPRRNKAALD